The proteins below are encoded in one region of Lolium rigidum isolate FL_2022 unplaced genomic scaffold, APGP_CSIRO_Lrig_0.1 contig_9424_1, whole genome shotgun sequence:
- the LOC124682370 gene encoding pentatricopeptide repeat-containing protein At5g46580, chloroplastic yields the protein MAPLPAPTAASAFLFHAAPRNHLKPKPSSRPTTLCAASSPSPTPSLADQLQPLARTLLTDKPTPSADNPRPEPTWVNPSKPRPTVLSLHRHRRRPAASHPSSAPLQPLLRDLRALPDDADLAPTLHAFFPLPSSPPTPSDALLLLNYLHPTWRKTLSLLAYLRALPTSSFPAAQETILYNVALKSLRAARRWPEAEQLALDMLASNVPLDNITYSTLITAARRCRQFAKAIEWFERMYSSSPAVLPDEVTYSAVLDVYAQLGMKQEVLALFDRARGSGWKPDHVAFAVLAKMFGEAGDYDGIQLVFREMRDAGVRPNIFVYNALLEALGKTGKPGLARSLFEEMAAEGVEPNARTLTAVAKIYGRARWGRDALQLWDRMRAAKTPADSILCNTLLGMCADVGLVAEAQQLFAEMKDPGLDHVPRPDKWSYTAMINIYGSVRDADRALQLFAEMLQAGIEANVMSYTIVIQCLGKANRIRDAVELLEAGLERGLKPDDRLCGCLLSLVALSTKGGDETDLVLACLDKFNPNLVSLIRMLGDAQTGADEIDTTLKAVLNAADSVVRRPYCNCLIDICQNHGFPPQRSAQLFRLAQRYGLYSKLHIRKDDADEWLLDLHSLSIGAAKTAFDDWMSTLSERAAESKPLPQSFNVFTGSSTHKFAQGLASAFAAHLEEIAVPFRPNESQVGSFVSSRDELVPWLQTRGSSPAVVAG from the coding sequence ATGGCGCCGCTCCCGGcgcccaccgccgcctccgccttccTCTTCCACGCCGCTCCCCGCAACCACCTCAAGCCCAAGCCTTCCTCCAGACCCaccaccctctgcgccgcctcctccccatcCCCCACGCCCTCCCTCGCCGACCAGCTCCAGCCGCTCGCCCGCACGCTCCTCACCGACAAGCCCACGCCCTCCGCCGACAACCCTCGCCCGGAGCCCACCTGGGTCAACCCCTCCAAGCCGCGCCCCACCGTGCTctccctccaccgccaccgccgccgccccgccgcatCCCACCCCTCCTCCGCGCCGCTCCAGCCGCTCCTCCGCGACCTCCGCGCCCTCCCCGACGACGCCGACCTCGCGCCCACCCTGCACGCCTTCTTCCCGCTCCCATCCTCCCCGCCGACCCCCTCCGACGCGCTGCTCCTCCTCAACTACCTCCACCCCACCTGGCGCAAGACGCTCTCCCTCCTCGCCTACCTCCGCGCCCTCCCCACctcctccttccccgccgcccaaGAAACCATCCTCTACAACGTCGCCCTGAAATCCCTCCGCGCCGCGCGCCGCTGGCCCGAGGCGGAGCAGCTCGCCCTCGACATGCTCGCCTCCAACGTGCCCCTCGACAACATCACCTACTCCACCCTCAtcaccgccgcgcgccgctgcCGCCAGTTCGCCAAAGCCATCGAGTGGTTCGAGCGCATGTACTCCTCCTCCCCCGCCGTCCTCCCCGACGAGGTCACCTACTCCGCCGTCCTCGACGTCTACGCGCAGCTGGGGATGAAGCAGGAGGTGCTGGCCCTCTTCGACCGCGCGCGCGGCAGCGGCTGGAAGCCCGACCACGTGGCCTTCGCGGTGCTCGCCAAGATGTTCGGCGAGGCGGGCGACTACGACGGCATCCAGCTCGTCTTCCGGGAGATGCGGGACGCCGGGGTCCGCCCCAACATCTTCGTCTACAACGCGCTGCTCGAGGCGCTCGGCAAGACCGGCAAgcccggcctcgcgcgcagcctgtTCGAGGAGATGGCCGCCGAGGGCGTCGAGCCCAACGCGCGCACGCTCACGGCCGTCGCCAAGATCTACGGCCGCGCGCGCTGGGGCCGCGACGCGCTCCAGCTCTGGGACCGCATGCGCGCCGCCAAGACCCCCGCCGACAGCATCCTCTGCAACACGCTGCTCGGCATGTGCGCCGACGTCGGCCTCGTCGCCGAGGCCCAGCAGCTCTTCGCCGAGATGAAGGACCCCGGGCTCGACCACGTGCCGCGGCCCGACAAGTGGAGCTACACGGCCATGATCAACATCTACGGGAGCGTCAGGGACGCCGACCGCGCGCTGCAGCTGTTTGCGGAAATGCTTCAGGCCGGCATCGAGGCCAACGTCATGAGCTACACCATCGTCATCCAGTGCCTCGGCAAGGCCAACAGGATACGCGATGCTGTCGAACTACTCGAGGCGGGGCTGGAGCGCGGCCTCAAGCCCGACGACCGCCTCTGCGGCTGCCTgctctccctcgtcgccctcagcACCAAAGGCGGCGACGAAACTGACCTCGTGCTCGCCTGCCTGGACAAGTTCAACCCGAACCTAGTCAGCCTCATCAGGATGCTAGGCGACGCGCAAACCGGCGCCGATGAGATCGACACCACTCTAAAGGCCGTGCTGAACGCGGCGGACTCCGTGGTGCGCCGCCCCTACTGCAACTGCCTCATCGACATATGCCAGAACCATGGGTTCCCTCCGCAGCGATCAGCACAGCTCTTCCGCCTCGCCCAGCGCTACGGCCTCTACTCCAAGCTCCACATCAGGAAGGACGATGCCGACGAGTGGCTGCTGGACCTGCACTCGCTCTCCATCGGTGCCGCCAAGACGGCGTTCGACGACTGGATGAGCACCCTCTCGGAGCGTGCCGCTGAGAGCAAGCCCCTGCCGCAGTCCTTCAACGTGTTCACCGGGTCCAGCACCCACAAGTTCGCGCAGGGGCTTGCGAGCGCGTTTGCGGCTCATCTTGAGGAGATTGCGGTGCCGTTCCGCCCCAATGAGTCGCAGGTCGGCAGCTTCGTCAGCTCGAGGGACGAACTGGTCCCGTGGTTGCAGACTAGAGGTTCTTCGCCGGCGGTTGTTGCAGGATGA
- the LOC124682371 gene encoding TSET complex member tstD has protein sequence MILAVLFANSEGNILIERFHGVPAEERLHWRSFLVKLGAENLKGAKNEELLVASHKSVSIVYTVIGDVCLYIVGKDEYDELALSEVIFAVTSAVKDVCGKPPTERLFLDKYGRICLCLDEIVWQGLLENTEKDRVRRLIRLKPPVEP, from the exons ATGATACTCGCCGTGCTCTTCGCCAACTCCGAGGGCAACATCCTCATCGAGAG GTTCCACGGGGTCCCCGCGGAGGAGAGGCTGCACTGGCGCTCCTTCCTCGTCAAGCTCGGCGCCGAGAACCTCAAGGGGGCCAAGaacgaggagctcctcgtcgcctCACACAA GTCTGTCTCCATTGTTTACACCGTGATTGGGGATGTCTGCTTGTACATCGTTGGCAAGGATGAGTATGATGAGCTTGCTC TGTCCGAGGTGATCTTCGCTGTTACGTCGGCAGTGAAGGATGTCTGTGGGAAACCACCTACCGAGCGCCTCTTCCTTGACAAGTACGGGCGAATCTGCCTGTGCCTTGATGAGATCGTCTGGCAG GGCCTGCTGGAGAACACGGAGAAGGACAGGGTCCGGAGGCTGATCAGGCTAAAGCCACCCGTTGAACCATGA
- the LOC124682369 gene encoding protein ACCELERATED CELL DEATH 6-like: MDAKLMVATELGDVKKLKGLLNKEDATAVVVVTAMSKPTSKEDQSQASSIKPMLLALSREGSYAEMDIYLGSTMTQESPARGSNAKGKSAASAARDMEEGVDNQSASFAAQACLKGVTPDGNTALHEVASNGDGHDFLMCVDIICSLDSGLLFAKNHKGDTPLHCGARAGNSNMVSHLLDLAAREGADKKLNLLRAENNLMETALHEAVRNEDGRLLGRHELASPDADRKKKNGGSNKPEEKSIVKLLMGADPELANHPADGISPFYLAILLEKSTIALTLYDMSAGNLSYAGPNGQNALHVALLRDRDIVMIQLLLHWNTSLITQVDNDGSTPLHFASSICFRTSWYLRVELLRKLPWCRFVRVQRIFVKLLEASQEAVYLADNKGFFPIHVAASVGSIGAVKCFLHNRPDTAGLRDAKGRTFLHVAVEKEMLKLVSFVCLTPSVDWILNMQDNDGNTALHLAIHARGFRMFCALLGNRKVNLNLTNNHWETALDLSRSKLPRAMAYGGNSDIKICYALRSVWANQGILRWDMTEEKYSRRVRPEDEGKESDRLKDATQMLTVASVLIAAIAFSAAFALPGGYIADDHTNGGTPTLAGGYIFDAFIMATTLAFICSSLATAGFMFAGTPMVNLVTRRVNFSVSLFFMSSSLTCMSVAFALGVFMMLAPVARGTAVAICLITPAVLLMTNMGNYLKWAILARPLCIRKGLFLAITQIVCCNVRTAFIALWPVIVTFGWAGLARIHQLR; encoded by the exons ATGGACGCCAAGCTGATGGTGGCCACAGAGCTTGGCGATGTCAAGAAGTTGAAGGGTCTGCTGAACAAGGAGGATGCCACGGCGGTGGTTGTGGTGACGGCGATGAGCAAGCCTACTTCCAAGGAGGACCAATCCCAAGCAAGTAGCATCAAGCCCATGCTGCTGGCATTGTCGCGCGAGGGCTCCTATGCTGAGATGGATATCTATCTCGGGTCAACAATGACACAGGAATCTCCAGCGAGAGGCAGTAACGCCAAGGGGAAAAGTGCGGCGTCAGCTGctcgtgatatggaagagggcgtCGACAACCAGTCTGCTTCTTTTGCAGCTCAAGCATGCCTCAAGGGCGTCACTCCTGATGGAAATACTGCACTACATGAGGTCGCCAGCAACGGGGATGGCCACGATTTTTTGATGTGTGTGGACATCATCTGCAGCTTGGACAGCGGCCTCCTGTTTGCGAAGAATCACAAGGgtgacacacccttgcattgtggtGCCCGAGCTGGGAACTCCAATATGGTATCTCATCTCCTTGATCTAGCTGCACGTGAGGGTGCTGACAAGAAGCTCAATCTCTTGAGAGCGGAGAATAACCTTATGGAGACGGCCCTGCACGAGGCTGTCCGAAATGAAGATGGTCGACTTCTGGGACGTCATGAGTTAGCATCGCCTGATGCAGATCGTAAAAAGAAGAATGGTGGTAGCAATAAACCAGAAGAAAAGAGCATAGTCAAGCTGCTCATGGGTGCTGATCCCGAATTGGCTAATCATCCTGCAGACGGCATTTCACCGTTTTACCTAGCTATCTTGCTGGAGAAGAGTACGATTGCACTCACTCTGTATGATATGAGTGCTGGCAATCTCTCATATGCCGGACCAAATGGACAAAATGCCTTGCATGTTGCTCTTCTTCGAGACAGAGATATAG TGATGATACAGCTCCTACTGCATTGGAACACGAGCCTTATTACACAGGTGGACAATGATGGGAGTACGCCGCTTCACTTTGCTTCATCGATCTGCTTTCGGACTTCCTGGTATTTGCGTGTTGAACTCCTCCGCAAGCTCCCTTGGTGTCGCTTCGTACGGGTTCAGCGGATATTCGTGAAACTACTTGAGGCGAGCCAAGAAGCAGTGTATCTGGCAGACAATAAGGGTTTTTTCCCCATACATGTGGCTGCCTCTGTAGGTTCCATAGGTGCCGTAAAATGTTTCCTTCATAACCGTCCGGATACTGCTGGATTGCGCGACGCTAAAGGAAGGACGTTCCTTCATGTTGCTGTGGAGAAAGAGATGCTGAAATTGGTCTCCTTTGTATGCCTAACTCCATCTGTAGATTGGATTCTGAATATGCAAGACAATGATGGGAACACTGCGTTGCACTTGGCTATCCACGCCCGGGGCTTTAGGATGTTCTGTGCTCTATTGGGAAATCGGAAGGTGAATTTGAATCTAACAAATAACCACTGGGAGACTGCCCTTGATCTATCCAGAAGTAAGCTTCCGCGCGCAATGGCCTATGGTGGG AACTCTGATATTAAAATATGCTACGCCTTGCGGTCTGTTTGGGCAAACCAAGGGATCCTTCGCTGGGATATGACAGAGGAAAAGTACAGTCGCCGTGTAAGGCCTGAGGACGAGGGCAAAGAATCAGATAGGCTGAAAGATGCAACACAGATGCTTACCGTTGCTTCAGTCCTAATAGCAGCCATCGCTTTCAGTGCAGCTTTTGCCCTTCCAGGGGGTTACATAGCCGATGACCACACAAATGGTGGCACGCCAACACTTGCTGGGGGGTATATTTTTGACGCGTTTATTATGGCCACCACATTAGCTTTCATCTGCTCCTCGTTAGCTACCGCTGGTTTCATGTTCGCTGGAACTCCCATGGTTAATTTGGTCACCCGCAGAGTCAACTTCAGCGTGTCCCTGTTTTTCATGTCCAGTTCACTCACATGCATGTCGGTTGCTTTCGCACTGGGCGTCTTTATGATGCTAGCGCCGGTTGCTCGTGGTACTGCTGTTGCGATCTGTCTTATTACTCCTGCAGTATTGCTGATGACAAACATGGGTAATTATTTGAAATGGGCGATTCTTGCACGACCATTGTGTATTAGGAAAGGGCTATTCTTAGCGATCACACAGATAGTATGCTGCAACGTGCGCACAGCCTTCATTGCACTTTGGCCAGTCATAGTTACCTTTGGCTGGGCCGGGTTGGCAAGGATCCACCAGCTCCGCTAA